The sequence TGCAGCACCACATCGGCCACCGAGAGGATCGGTTCGCTGGCCTCCAGGGTGTCGATCAACTCGGGCAGGTCGTCATCGTCGTTGAGGCGGAACAGGCACACCGGCGTGTCCACCGGCGTCAGCAGGCCGTAGTCGTGGCCATCGAGGGGAATCAGCTGTTCCAGGAAACAGAGCAGTTGGCGGCCCTGCTGATCCCGCACCAGGAGGGTGGGCACATCGGAGCGGATCTCGCCGGAGCCAGTCATGAATGAACCTGCGGTGCTCGCCATCGGAGGAGCTGTGCCCCTCAGGATGGTGCAACGTGGGACTCCGCGCCCCTGGCGATGGTCGCCCGCTCCACCGGCGCCTGCATGGCGGGTTCCGGACCCTCCTGCAGCCACTGCTCCAGCAGCAGCTGGGCGGCCGCGCTGTCGAGGGCACCGGAGCGGTCGCCGTGGAGGCCATGGCGCTCGGCCGCCGACCAGCTGCTGCCGTGCTCGTTCACCCAGGCCAGGGGCAGGCCGGTGGCTTTGGCCAGCTGCTCGCCGTAGCGGCGGCAGTGGCGGCACTGCTCGGTGGGCTGGCCAGCGCTGTCGAGGGGAAGGCCCACCACCAGGGCCTCGACCCGCCGCGTCGCGATCAGGGGTTGCAGGCGGGTCAGGTCAACCGCAAAGCGCCCCCGGGCCAGGGCCGGCAGGGGGCTCACGGTGAGGCCCAGCGGGTCGCAGCCGGCCAGGCCGATGCGACGGCGGCCCACATCAACCGCCAGCACCGAGCGGGGGCGCGGGGCCTGCCGCCGCCTGCCTGCGGCGAGCGCCTCAGGGGGCATCGGCCACACCGCCCTGCCCTGGGCCCACCGGCGTGGGCATGGGCTGGCGACGGGGCTGCCACTGTTCCCACACCGCTTCCAGACGACGGGCGGCCAGCTGGGCAGGGGCCCGCAGCTCCTGCCGGTGCCAGACGCTGCGGGCCATCAGCACCCGCTCACCGCGCTCCTCGGCACCGCTCTGGGCCAGCCAGCGCTGGCCGTTCTCCTGGCTCACGTCGCAGCCGAGCCAGAGGGCATGACCCTCGGCGAAGCTGTGCTGGGCCTGGCTGAGCAGCAGCGCGGTGGCGTCTCCGAACAGGTGCTGCCAGCCGGGATGCACGGTGAGCTTCACGTCGTGGCCGCCACCGGCGTGCTCACCGATCCAGCGCACCGCAGCCACGGCCTGCTCCCGGCAGGGATCGAACAGCATCCAGCCGCGGCCGTGGCTCTGGGCCAGGAGGTCGTCAACGCGTCGGTCCAGCAGCTGGCGCAGCTGGGCGGCACAGGCGGCCTGCTCCAGATGCCACAGCTCGGGCGCGGTGCGTCGGTTGAGGGGGCGCAGCTCCAGGCCGGCGGCGTCGCCACGGCAGGGGCTGGTCGGGGGCCAGCGCCACAGCCGATCGGTGCGCAGCGGCTGAAAGCCCTGCTCCCGCAGCACCGCCAGACGGTCGCGGTCGAGGCTGGAGGCGGTGGCGATCCAGCTGCTGGCCCCCCGGCCCCGCCGGATCGCCTCCCTCAGCAGGGTGCCGGCCAGCTCCCGCCGCGCCTGCGTGGCCGAGAGGCGCAGGTGTTGCACCTGCCAGCAGCTGCCGCTGCGGTTGAGCCGCCGGGTCACGATCAATCCCTGGGGCGTCTGCTGGCGCAGGGCCACCAGCACCTGCGGGCCCAGGGAGGGCCGGCTGGTCAGCAGCTGCAGCAGCCTCTGGGGCATGGTGAGCAGCACGGCGCGCTGCAGCAGCGGGTGCAGGGGCAGGTAGGCGGGATCATGCAGCAGCGGAATGTGCCAGCCAGCCAGTGGATCCAGCCGCAGAGTTGTATCGAGCCCGGAGCCTTCGCCGCCAGGAGAGCCGTGGCTCGGTGGAGCCTCCATGGGGGTGCGGGCAGTGGATGGGGGAAGCACCGACATCCCTGGCAGACCTCGGAATGGACCTTGACAGGCTCGAGTGTGGGCTGAGCAGTGGACTGGCTCAAACCAAGCCACCCTGGGCCGATGCTATCGCCGCTGAGGCGGCACCGCTTGGCCGCCGCGGCGGCTGGGGCCGTGGGGTTCAGGCCGGCCGCACCAGCACCACGGGGGTGCGTTCGTTGGCATTGCCCGCCGGGTTGGGGCGCAGGGCGCGCTGCAACAGGGTCTCGTCGCAGCCACTGCTGGAGGCCAGCACCTTCACCCGGCCCAGGTCGTTCACGTCCACCACGGCCACCGCCACCCCCAGGGCCGCCGCCATGCGGGCGCAGAAGACTTCCGGCTGGTGGGGCCCCAGCACGATCGTCTGGTCGTAGGGGGGCGTGGTGCCGGTCACGTCGTCGATGAGGCGGGCCTGTTCGCCGGCCAGCCGGTAAAACCAGCCCTTGGAGCCCACCAGCTTGAGGGCCGTGCCCACCAGCCAGGCGCCCAGCACCCGGGCCGGGCCCACCAGGTCGATCAGGGTCTGCAGCCCGCAGGCGGTGGCGAGGGAACTGGTGGGGTGGAACACCCGGCAGAGCAGCCGCGCCAGGCCTGAGGGTGTGACCATCTCCGGGTGCTGGTAGCGGCCCTGCATCACCGCCAGGGGGGTCTCCCCCAGGGTGAGCACGTCACCTGGCTGGAGCAGGGCACCGGCGTAGCGACGCAGCACGGCCTCGGCGTCATCGAGGCTGCCGAGCAGGTGGGTGCGCACGGGCAGCACTGCACAGCGTTCCCCTGCACGCCAGGTGGCGGTGGCGGGCTCCACCGGGGTGGGCAGCCGCAGCGGCACCAGAATTCCGTCCCGGCGCCAGAGGCGGCCGAACGGGCCGTAGTTGACCCACAGCACTTCGAGCCAGAGGGTGTCGAGCAGGGCGTCGAGGTCCTGGCCGGGTCCGGGGCGCAGCTCAAGGCTGAGGCGCGCGCTGGTGGCCTTGCGGCCCTTGACGATGTAGGCGGCCCAGTAGCCATCGGCGCGGCCCTCCTCGTCGGGATGGTCAGCACGCACCCGGCTGAGCAGCTGCACGCCGGCCAGGTCGCCGCGACCCAACAGGGTGGGGCGCAGCTCCAGCTCGGGCACGAACACCTCCATGCGGGGGTGGGGGTTGCGGATCGTGATCGTGCCGCTCACCCGGTAGCCCCCCGGCAGATCGGCGGGGGAACGCTCCACGGTGAATCCATCGGCGCTGAGCCTCAGAGGAGACGCCGGCCGCAGCCGGTGGCGCAGCTCCAGCCACAGCAGCAGCAGCCCCAGCAGCAGGGCCAGCACCAGGACGATCTTGAACACGGCAGCGAGGAACAACGGCAACGGCGTGTGGCTCGCCGGAGCGTACGTGCAGCCGGGGATCTAGCGTCGCTGCCAGCTGGCCGTGCGGCCTGGGGATGCGCAAGACCTTCGTGCTCGACACCAACGTGCTGCTGCACGATCCGGCCGCGCTCACCCGCTTTGAAGACAACGCGATCGTGATCCCGATCGAAGTGGTGGAGGAGATCGACCGCTTCAAGCGCGACCCCGCCGAAAAGGGTCGCAATGCCCGCCAGGTGTCACGTCTGCTCGACGACCTCAGGGCCCAAGGCAACCTGGCCGACGGCGTGCCCAACGGCGACCAGGGGGGAACCCTGAAGGTGGTGTTCTGCCGCGCCGAAACCCTGGCGCAGCTGCCCCCGGAGCTGAAGGCCGGCAACGGCGACAACAACATCCTCGCTGTGGCCCTTGAGGCCCAGCGGCTGGAGGCGGTGATCGGCAGCCAGCCGCCGGTGGTGCTGGTCACCAAGGACACCAACCTGCGCATCAAGGCCGATGCGGTGGGTCTGATCGCCCAGGACTACAGCACCGACAAGGTGGCGATCGACGACCTCTATCCGGGGGTCTGCGAGCTGTGGGCCCGTGCCGAGCAGATGGATCAGGTGAAGCAGGGGGCCGGGCTGAGCGTCGACGGCCTGGAACTGCCGGCGCCTCCCCAGGCCAACGAGGGGGTGATGCTGATCGACCTGGCCCAGCCAGCCCACACCCTGCTGAGTCGCTTCCAGGCCCAGACGGGCACCCTGCAGCCGCTGCAGCGGGCCCAGAAGGTTCGCCTGGGCCGGATCCAGGCCCGTAACCGGGAGCAGACCTTCGCCCTCGACCTCCTGCTCGATCCCGACATCCAGCTGGTGACCCTGGTGGGCAAGGCGGGCACGGGCAAGACCCTGCTGGCCCTGGCGGCCGGCCTGCACCAGGTGGCCGATGAGCGCCTCTATGAACGCCTGCTGGTGACCCGGCCGGTGATCGCTCTGGGCAAGGAGCTGGGCTTCCTGCCCGGCGATCTCGAAGAGAAGATGGGTCCCTGGATGCAGCCGATCATCGACAACCTCGACTTCCTGCTGGGTGGCAGTGCGGAGGAGGCGGGTCGCAGCAACGGCCCTGGGGGCACAGGAGGTGGGCGAAGTCAGCGCTCTCAGCGCGGCAACTGGTCGGATCTCAAGGGCATGGGACTGCTGG is a genomic window of Cyanobium sp. NS01 containing:
- the ruvX gene encoding Holliday junction resolvase RuvX, which translates into the protein MPPEALAAGRRRQAPRPRSVLAVDVGRRRIGLAGCDPLGLTVSPLPALARGRFAVDLTRLQPLIATRRVEALVVGLPLDSAGQPTEQCRHCRRYGEQLAKATGLPLAWVNEHGSSWSAAERHGLHGDRSGALDSAAAQLLLEQWLQEGPEPAMQAPVERATIARGAESHVAPS
- a CDS encoding F420-0:Gamma-glutamyl ligase, translating into MFLAAVFKIVLVLALLLGLLLLWLELRHRLRPASPLRLSADGFTVERSPADLPGGYRVSGTITIRNPHPRMEVFVPELELRPTLLGRGDLAGVQLLSRVRADHPDEEGRADGYWAAYIVKGRKATSARLSLELRPGPGQDLDALLDTLWLEVLWVNYGPFGRLWRRDGILVPLRLPTPVEPATATWRAGERCAVLPVRTHLLGSLDDAEAVLRRYAGALLQPGDVLTLGETPLAVMQGRYQHPEMVTPSGLARLLCRVFHPTSSLATACGLQTLIDLVGPARVLGAWLVGTALKLVGSKGWFYRLAGEQARLIDDVTGTTPPYDQTIVLGPHQPEVFCARMAAALGVAVAVVDVNDLGRVKVLASSSGCDETLLQRALRPNPAGNANERTPVVLVRPA
- a CDS encoding PhoH family protein, coding for MRKTFVLDTNVLLHDPAALTRFEDNAIVIPIEVVEEIDRFKRDPAEKGRNARQVSRLLDDLRAQGNLADGVPNGDQGGTLKVVFCRAETLAQLPPELKAGNGDNNILAVALEAQRLEAVIGSQPPVVLVTKDTNLRIKADAVGLIAQDYSTDKVAIDDLYPGVCELWARAEQMDQVKQGAGLSVDGLELPAPPQANEGVMLIDLAQPAHTLLSRFQAQTGTLQPLQRAQKVRLGRIQARNREQTFALDLLLDPDIQLVTLVGKAGTGKTLLALAAGLHQVADERLYERLLVTRPVIALGKELGFLPGDLEEKMGPWMQPIIDNLDFLLGGSAEEAGRSNGPGGTGGGRSQRSQRGNWSDLKGMGLLEVEAISYIRGRSIPRQFMVVDEAQNLTPHEVKTIVTRVGEGTKIVLTGDPYQIDNPYVDAESNGLTWLVERFKGQPLAGHVTLMRGERSPLAELAANLL